A segment of the Sphingopyxis sp. OAS728 genome:
TTCGCGGCCTTGTCCTTGGCGTCGGTCACCGCTTTCTGCGCGGCGGCGCGGCTTGCGTCGCTCTGCTGGCGGTAGCTTTCTTCAAGACTGTCGGCAGCGGCATGCGCGGCCTTCGCCGCGGCCAGATCGTCGGCCACCTTGCGGTCGCGCGCGTCCACCGTCGCCTCGATCTTCGGCAGCATGCCGCGGCCGATGACAAAAAAGACGAAGCCAAAGGTCAGCAGCACCCAGAAAATCTGGGATGCGGCATACCAGCTTTCAGCGAATTGGCTGATTTGAGGCATGGATACTCTCGACCGACAAAAGAAAAGCAGTCGCGGGGCCCGGCTTTAACCAGCCGGCCCCGCGAGCGAAATCAGGCTGCCTTGAGGTACAGCAGGATCGCGATAAGGAACGACAGCAGGCCGAGAAGTTCGGCAGCCGCGAAGCCGATAAACAGGCGGCCCTGCTGGCCGTCGGCAGCAGCCGGGTTACGCAGCGCGCTTTCGAGGAAGCTACCGAAGACGTTGCCCACACCGATGGCGGCCATACCGGCACCGATAGCGGCCAGACCGGCGCCGATGAGCGAAGCAGCTTGAACGTCCATTTTATACTCCTTGGGAAAAACGTTGATTATACAGTTGAAATATCAGTGCAGGTTGATCGCGTCGTTCAGATAGAGCGACGTGAGCAGCGCGAAAACATAAGCCTGAATACCCGCGACCAGCAGCTCGAGGCCGCTGATCCCGACCATCAGCGCCATGCTGGGGATGCCGACGCCAAGTCCGACCGCCGGACCGGCGGCGATCCCGTCGATGATGAACGAGGCGAAGACCTTCATCAGCACGTGGCCTGCGGTCATCGCGACGAACAGTCGGAGAGCAAGGCTGAACGGGCGGACGAGGAACGACACGAGTTCGATCGCGGGGATCAGCCACAGCAGCCACCAGGGCGTACCGTGCGGCACGAACAGCGAGAAGAAATGCAGTCCGTGGCGCCAGAAACCGACGATCAGGACGATCGAGAAGCTCAGGATCGCCAGAAAACCGGTGATCGCGAAATGGCTCGTCACGGTAAAGGGATGCACGCCGAACAGGCCGAACGGCATGAGGCCGATCACGTTCAGCATCAGGATGAACATGAAGAGCGAGAAGACATAAGGCGTGAACTTGCGGCCTTCAGGGCCGATGTTGGCGTTCATCATGCCCGAAATAAAGCCGGTGAAGCCCTCGACGGCGACCTGCCAGCGACCGGGGACGAGCTGGCGCTTCATCCCGCCGATCATGAAGACCCACAGCAGCAGGCCGGCGATCAGCATCCACATCGCGCTCGTGGTGAAGGCGACCTCATGGTTGCCGACATGGAACATGTCGAACATCTTCTGCACCTCGAACTGGTGCATCGGGTCCACTTTACCTTGATCCGCCACGCGATACCTCGCCTAAATCCCCGTCAGTCCAGCTTCGTGGGCCGAACGTTCGCAATCCGAAATATGTTTCTGAAGGCGACGACTATTCCGAGGAACAGCACCACCAACAGGCCCCAGGGTGCCGTGCCGGCGAAATGGTCGATCGTCCAACCAACCAGCGCGCCGCCACCGATCCCGCCCAGCAGTTCAGCCAGAACGCGGTTCCCGAGCTTGTAATTCGCATCGGTCTCCGGTCCGGCATTCACTGCGGTCCGCTTTGCCTCTGCGGCTTCGACCCGGTCCAATCGCTCTTCGAGCGAGACCAGGCGCGAATCCTCCGAGCCAAGTTCCGGATCGCTGCCATTCCCCGTCATTTCCTCGCCATCCTCCTGAAACAGAATGGGAAGCTCCCGATTCCGCCTACAAAAAAAGGCCCGAAAATTCGGGGTACCCCTAAGGCGCGGTCCGTTTAGGAACGACGTCCCATTAAGTCAATGCTTGTGCGCAGGCGCACAAAAATGACTCCAACACCGACGCACAAAAATGCCGCCGCGTTTAGGGGCGCGGCGGCATCTGAGGGCCCGCAGGCCCCGTTGTTCTGTCTGATCGCTTACGGGCAGCGCGCGTCGCGTTCGGGCGGGCTGCCGTCGCGGGTTTTCCAGGCGCCGCTCGGCGTCTGATATTTCTCGCCCGCCTTGGTCTGCGCAATCAGGTTGCAGCCGCTGGTAAAGGCGAACTGCTCGACTGTGCTGCCGGTCGACTGCGCGCTCGCGGTATAGGCCGCCTTGCGTTTGATATTGAGGTCCTGCACCAGCGCGCGGATCGCCGGGGTCGGCGTCGTCGCAAAGCCCAGATAGCCGTCGGGCTGTTCGCCAATCTGTCCGGCGGCGCGCGCCGCCGCATAAGCGGGATCGCGCTGCGCCATCGCCGACGGCACGGCGAGCGCAACGGCGGCCGTCGCCGCAATCGCGGCAAGCGCCAGCCCGGTCGGTTTCCACATCGTCTTCGTCATCTTGTCATTCCCCATCAGAATATCTCGCTATTCTGCTCGATGAGCTTCTTGGCATCGCCATCCAGCCTATACACCACTTCCTGACGGATGTTGATGTTCAGGTTGATCTCGATCGGCTTGT
Coding sequences within it:
- a CDS encoding ATPase; translation: MPQISQFAESWYAASQIFWVLLTFGFVFFVIGRGMLPKIEATVDARDRKVADDLAAAKAAHAAADSLEESYRQQSDASRAAAQKAVTDAKDKAAKDAEKRLAKVDAELADKLSAAEADVSAARSSAMAEIESVAAEAAGDLVAKLSGVKVAAADAKAAVKAVLHG
- a CDS encoding F0F1 ATP synthase subunit C, translated to MDVQAASLIGAGLAAIGAGMAAIGVGNVFGSFLESALRNPAAADGQQGRLFIGFAAAELLGLLSFLIAILLYLKAA
- a CDS encoding F0F1 ATP synthase subunit A, whose amino-acid sequence is MHQFEVQKMFDMFHVGNHEVAFTTSAMWMLIAGLLLWVFMIGGMKRQLVPGRWQVAVEGFTGFISGMMNANIGPEGRKFTPYVFSLFMFILMLNVIGLMPFGLFGVHPFTVTSHFAITGFLAILSFSIVLIVGFWRHGLHFFSLFVPHGTPWWLLWLIPAIELVSFLVRPFSLALRLFVAMTAGHVLMKVFASFIIDGIAAGPAVGLGVGIPSMALMVGISGLELLVAGIQAYVFALLTSLYLNDAINLH
- a CDS encoding AtpZ/AtpI family protein; translated protein: MTGNGSDPELGSEDSRLVSLEERLDRVEAAEAKRTAVNAGPETDANYKLGNRVLAELLGGIGGGALVGWTIDHFAGTAPWGLLVVLFLGIVVAFRNIFRIANVRPTKLD
- a CDS encoding YdbL family protein translates to MTKTMWKPTGLALAAIAATAAVALAVPSAMAQRDPAYAAARAAGQIGEQPDGYLGFATTPTPAIRALVQDLNIKRKAAYTASAQSTGSTVEQFAFTSGCNLIAQTKAGEKYQTPSGAWKTRDGSPPERDARCP
- a CDS encoding YnbE family lipoprotein; protein product: MKTSNIGARRLAIYGRTVAVIMGASALSGCVQIDTPDKPIEINLNINIRQEVVYRLDGDAKKLIEQNSEIF